Proteins encoded together in one Bradyrhizobium sp. CB82 window:
- a CDS encoding class I SAM-dependent methyltransferase — MFFDHPDGRIQISELNNGKRRIHVHPRDSSIYIHRSSCDTAYPMELIAQILEVKGPGYLCDEISRDEDSSYLEAHLRATLFAHLPKSAFVGARLLDFGCGSGASTMIMTRSLPALSDVVGVELEDRFLRIARARADFYRMTNVRFERSPAGDRLPEHLGLFDFIVLPAVYEHLLPPERKTIIPQLWNHLSNGGVLFIDETPARWFPVETHTSSLPFVNYLPDPLAHRFVQYFSPRGLRNESWTDLLRKGIRGGSVNEILGIIHRKGGLPELLKPGYDGMLTPVDVWYEGYARSASGRTGELKRTFGKALKVFNDALHLAPVPYLSLAIRKNG; from the coding sequence ATGTTTTTCGATCATCCGGACGGTCGTATTCAGATCAGCGAATTGAATAACGGGAAACGTCGCATTCACGTCCACCCGCGGGATTCTTCCATATACATTCATCGCTCCTCCTGCGACACGGCATATCCAATGGAGCTGATCGCGCAAATATTGGAGGTTAAGGGACCCGGGTATCTTTGCGATGAGATCTCTCGAGACGAGGACAGCTCGTATCTAGAGGCACACTTGCGAGCAACGCTATTTGCCCATCTGCCAAAATCAGCATTCGTCGGTGCACGACTGTTGGATTTTGGCTGCGGATCTGGTGCCTCGACCATGATCATGACGCGCTCTTTGCCCGCGCTTTCCGATGTTGTTGGCGTCGAGCTTGAAGATAGGTTTCTGCGCATTGCCCGTGCCCGCGCCGACTTCTACAGGATGACAAATGTTCGCTTCGAGCGCAGTCCGGCCGGTGATCGCCTTCCGGAGCATCTAGGCCTGTTCGATTTTATCGTGCTTCCTGCTGTGTATGAGCACCTTCTGCCACCTGAACGTAAAACGATCATCCCGCAGCTTTGGAACCATCTAAGCAACGGAGGGGTGCTGTTCATTGACGAGACGCCTGCTCGCTGGTTTCCTGTCGAAACGCACACCTCCAGTTTGCCGTTTGTAAATTATCTGCCCGATCCGCTTGCGCATCGCTTCGTCCAATACTTCTCCCCACGCGGATTGCGCAACGAGTCCTGGACCGATCTGTTGCGCAAGGGAATTCGAGGAGGCTCCGTGAATGAGATCTTGGGTATCATCCACCGCAAGGGCGGGCTGCCCGAGCTGTTGAAGCCCGGATATGACGGCATGCTGACCCCCGTTGATGTGTGGTACGAGGGCTACGCGCGGAGTGCGTCGGGACGCACCGGAGAACTGAAGCGCACATTCGGGAAGGCGTTGAAGGTGTTCAATGATGCATTGCATCTTGCGCCGGTGCCCTATCTTTCGCTTGCGATACGCAAGAACGGCTGA
- a CDS encoding glycosyltransferase family 4 protein: MKVLMANKFFFPKGGAEVVMFQERDYLLRSGEQVIDFSMQDERNRESPYESHFVSNKDYRDGRKLSKLRSALSLVHSREAVSKIAALIDKMRPDVMHCHNVYHQITPSIISIAKSRGIPVVLTLHDFKPVCPSYLRLRAGHPCSLCLDGDFRQVLMNRCAGGIAASALLYAEAAVQRWLGSYENVDRFLAPSQFMRDAALHRFRPEQVVLLYNGVDTAEFDASAQDDGYVLYLGRLSREKGVETLLRAHEAAESWDLVIAGTGPLERSLQMRYRNARFVGQLSGQALKATIGGASAIVVPSEWYENCPMSVLEAMAYGKPVVASRIGGIPELVVDGETGVLFEPGDADELRMLVSRLMSDASLRARMGAAGRIRAEKQFSIEKHNANLIEAYRSLVDV, encoded by the coding sequence ATGAAGGTACTGATGGCCAATAAATTCTTCTTCCCCAAAGGCGGCGCGGAAGTCGTCATGTTTCAAGAGCGCGACTACCTGTTGCGCTCGGGCGAGCAAGTGATCGATTTCTCCATGCAAGACGAACGGAATCGTGAGTCACCTTACGAATCCCATTTCGTTTCCAACAAGGACTATCGAGATGGCCGAAAGCTGTCGAAGTTGAGATCTGCGCTTTCTTTGGTTCATTCGCGGGAGGCAGTCAGCAAGATTGCTGCACTGATCGACAAAATGCGACCCGATGTCATGCACTGCCACAACGTCTATCATCAGATAACGCCGTCGATCATCAGCATTGCCAAGTCGCGGGGCATTCCGGTCGTGTTGACGCTGCACGACTTCAAGCCGGTCTGCCCGTCATATTTGCGTCTGCGGGCGGGGCACCCTTGCTCGCTGTGCCTGGACGGAGATTTCCGTCAAGTCCTAATGAACCGCTGTGCCGGCGGGATAGCGGCCAGCGCCCTGCTCTACGCGGAAGCGGCAGTCCAGCGTTGGCTCGGCAGCTATGAAAATGTGGATCGATTTCTCGCGCCGAGCCAGTTCATGCGTGATGCGGCTTTGCATCGGTTCCGACCGGAACAGGTCGTGTTGCTCTATAATGGGGTGGATACCGCCGAGTTCGACGCGAGCGCGCAGGATGATGGATATGTTCTCTATTTAGGGCGGCTTTCCAGAGAGAAGGGCGTCGAGACTCTGTTGCGGGCCCATGAAGCTGCTGAGAGTTGGGACCTGGTGATCGCCGGGACCGGTCCTTTGGAGCGTAGCTTGCAGATGCGATACCGCAACGCCCGGTTTGTTGGCCAGTTGTCAGGACAAGCGCTGAAGGCGACGATCGGTGGTGCCTCGGCAATCGTTGTACCCTCAGAGTGGTACGAGAACTGTCCAATGTCGGTGCTGGAAGCGATGGCTTATGGCAAACCCGTCGTGGCGAGCCGAATTGGGGGCATTCCCGAACTCGTTGTCGACGGCGAGACCGGCGTCTTGTTCGAGCCTGGAGATGCAGATGAACTTCGAATGCTCGTCAGCCGCCTGATGAGCGACGCCTCGCTGCGTGCACGCATGGGCGCTGCCGGCCGTATTCGAGCAGAGAAGCAGTTTTCCATCGAGAAGCACAACGCCAATCTGATCGAAGCCTATCGATCGCTGGTAGACGTGTGA